A region of Vitis riparia cultivar Riparia Gloire de Montpellier isolate 1030 chromosome 12, EGFV_Vit.rip_1.0, whole genome shotgun sequence DNA encodes the following proteins:
- the LOC117927353 gene encoding protein translation factor SUI1 homolog 1: MSELDANIPTTFDPFADANAEDSGAGAKEYVHVRIQQRNGRKSLTTVQGLKKEFSYNKILKDLKKEFCCNGTVVQDPELGQVIQLQGDQRKNVSTFLVQAGIVKKENIKMHGF; the protein is encoded by the exons ATGTCTGAACTCGACGCTAATATTCCAACCACTTTTG ACCCTTTTGCTGATGCAAATGCTGAGGACTCGGGCGCTGGGGCAAAAGAGTACGTCCATGTGCGTATCCAGCAGCGTAATGGGAGGAAAAGCCTGACTACCGTGCAAGGGTTGAAGAAGGAATTCAGCTACAACAAGATTCTCAAGGACCTCAAGAAGGAGTTCTGCTGCAATGGCACTGTTGTCCAGGACCCTGAGCTAGGCCAG GTCATTCAACTTCAGGGTGATCAAAGGAAGAATGTTTCCACATTCCTTGTGCAG GCTGGCATTGTGAAGAAGGAAAACATCAAGATGCATGGTTTTTGA
- the LOC117926414 gene encoding peroxidase 27-like, giving the protein MSSQKLFSAFFLQVILATLVLSVANVQCLKLGFYKKTCPAAEDIVRKTTAQYISKAPTLAAPLLRMHFHDCFVRGCDGSVLLNSTKNNQAEKDAIPNLSLRGYHVIDAAKSAVEKKCPGVVSCADILALVARDAVSMINGPYWKVPTGRRDGKVSVALEALINLPPPFANITQLKSMFHSKGLSVKDLAVLSGGHTIGISHCSSFTNRLYNFTGKGDTDPSMDPNYVIQLKKKCRPGDVTTIVEMDPGSFKTFDGDYYTMVAKRRGLFQSDAALLDDVQTRKYVKLHSFSHGKRFGKDFAASMVKMGKVGVLTGKVGGIRKYCAFVNK; this is encoded by the exons ATGTCTTCTCAAAAGCTCTTCTCAGCTTTCTTTCTTCAAGTGATCCTTGCCACTTTGGTCTTAAGCGTGGCAAATGTGCAATGCTTGAAACTTGGTTTCTACAAGAAAACATGTCCTGCAGCTGAGGATATCGTGCGAAAGACTACGGCTCAATACATTTCAAAAGCACCAACACTTGCAGCTCCTTTGCTGAGAATGCATTTTCATGACTGTTTTGTTAGG GGATGCGATGGTTCggttctattgaattcaacaaAGAATAACCAAGCTGAAAAGGATGCAATCCCCAACCTAAGCCTCAGAGGTTACCATGTTATCGATGCAGCAAAATCTGCAGTGGAAAAGAAGTGTCCAGGAGTGGTTTCTTGTGCTGACATCCTAGCCCTTGTAGCTAGAGATGCAGTTTCAATG ATCAATGGACCGTATTGGAAAGTCCCTACAGGTAGAAGGGATGGAAAAGTATCAGTTGCCTTGGAGGCCTTAATAAATTTGCCACCTCCTTTCGCCAACATTACTCAACTAAAATCAATGTTCCACTCAAAGGGTCTGTCTGTAAAAGACCTAGCAGTTCTATCAG GTGGACACACAATTGGGATCTCTCACTGTTCATCCTTCACCAACCGCCTGTACAACTTCACTGGAAAAGGTGACACTGACCCTTCCATGGATCCCAACTATGTGATTCAGTTGAAGAAGAAATGCAGGCCGGGAGATGTTACTACAATAGTAGAGATGGACCCTGGAAGCTTCAAAACATTCGATGGAGACTATTACACCATGGTGGCTAAGAGAAGAGGCCTTTTCCAATCTGATGCAGCTCTTCTTGATGATGTTCAGACTAGAAAATATGTAAAACTTCACTCATTTTCCCATGGAAAGAGGTTTGGGAAAGATTTTGCAGCATCCATGGTCAAAATGGGAAAGGTTGGAGTGCTGACAGGCAAGGTGGGTGGAATCAGGAAATACTGTGCTTTtgtcaataaataa
- the LOC117926505 gene encoding uncharacterized protein LOC117926505: protein MRVIIAARTCEFAIDIGLQEPVLEIKHKIEQLHGVPVALQTLSVSGWELMDGLDMEDYPIVTEGTRIDLMTKHIEHYPLARCSKIQIIIKFSARQISIEVDRTETVGSLKEKIHIIEGTPIKRMILYFSGIEMEEDFRNLSEYGIREFSEIIVFLKALNRTRDQPPVRKLNVVVQTSSSLLNSACIPLELRDMDTVHDLRQLLLARKILPRDDYLFIHKQRIMRDNCSLRWHGVEDGDSLYVFRGTVSRNGF from the coding sequence ATGCGGGTCATTATCGCTGCACGAACATGCGAATTTGCCATAGACATAGGCCTCCAAGAACCAGTTTTGGAAATCAAACACAAGATAGAGCAACTCCATGGGGTTCCAGTGGCTCTACAAACCCTGTCAGTATCCGGGTGGGAGCTCATGGATGGACTGGACATGGAAGATTACCCCATTGTCACTGAAGGTACAAGAATTGATCTCATGACCAAACATATAGAACACTACCCTTTAGCTCGCTGTAGTAAAATTCAAATCATCATTAAGTTCTCAGCTAGACAAATTAGTATAGAAGTGGACAGAACTGAAACTGTGGGAAGCCTAAAAGAGAAAATCCATATAATTGAAGGCACCCCAATTAAAAGAATGATACTGTACTTTTCTGGTATAGAGATGGAAGAGGACTTTCGCAACTTAAGTGAGTACGGCATACGTGAATTTTCCGAAATTATTGTGTTCCTCAAGGCTCTGAATCGCACAAGGGACCAACCTCCCGTTAGAAAGCTCAATGTGGTGGTTCAAACTTCGTCAAGTTTGCTTAATTCTGCTTGCATACCATTGGAACTGAGAGACATGGACACGGTTCATGACCTGAGACAACTGCTTCTGGCCCGAAAAATTCTTCCTAGGGATGATTATTTGTTCATTCACAAACAAAGAATTATGCGCGATAATTGCAGTCTTCGATGGCATGGTGTTGAAGATGGGGATTCACTGTACGTATTCAGAGGCACAGTGAGTCGAAATGGATTTTGA
- the LOC117926279 gene encoding APO protein 4, mitochondrial: protein MALRGKLWHCFLDEASGFAIYARFYSVKVDLKKLRPMILKRIENRAKEYPISSMIPVAQDVLKARSLLIQGVSTLMNVFPVMACKFCPEVYIGEQGHLIQTCYGYKRRSKNQVHEWISGSLNDILVPVETFHLQKMFQDVIKHHQRFDFDRVPAVFELCLQAGADLDEENLSSSSWKSESTFSGVHGTKSLSPDELKFIATGTLRAWEVLRSGIRRLLLVYPAKVCKYCSEVHVGPSGHKARLCGVFKYESWRGAHFWEKADVDDLVPPKIVWRQRPQDPPVLVNEGRDFYGHAPAVVDLCTKAGAIAPARYHSMMKVQGLPGPTGVKS from the exons ATGGCATTGAGGGGGAAATTGTGGCATTGTTTTTTGGATGAAGCTAGTGGCTTTGCCATTTATGCCAGATTTTATAGCGTGAAAGTGGACTTGAAAAAGCTCAGGCCAATGATTCTCAAGAGAATTGAGAATCGAGCTAAGGAGTATCCCATTAGCAGCATGATTCCGGTTGCGCAGGATGTGCTCAAGGCACGGTCTCTGCTCATCCAAGGCGTGTCTACCCTCATGAATGTTTTTCCTGTCATGGCCTGCAA GTTCTGTCCAGAAGTATATATTGGTGAGCAAGGTCACTTGATTCAGACTTGCTATGGTTACAAGCGCCGTTCCAAGAACCAGGTTCATGAATGGATAAGTGGTAGCTTGAATGATATACTAGTCCCAGTAGAAACATTTCACCTACAGAAAATGTTCCAAGATGTAATCAAGCACCACCAAAGATTTGATTTTGACCGTGTTCCTGCAGTATTTGAACTATGCCTACAAGCAGGGGCTGATCTAGATGAAGAAAATTTGAGTTCCAGCAGTTGGAAATCTGAAAGCACCTTTAGTGGTGTCCATGGAACCAAGTCTTTGTCACCAGATGAACTGAAGTTCATAGCCACTGGAACTTTGAGGGCATGGGAGGTGCTTAGATCTGGCATTCGGAGGCTGCTGCTGGTTTACCCTGCCAAGGTTTGTAAGTACTGTTCAGAAGTTCACGTGGGACCATCTGGGCACAAAGCTAGGCTTTGCGGGGTATTTAAGTATGAAAGTTGGCGGGGTGCCCATTTCTGGGAGAAGGCGGATGTGGATGATTTGGTGCCTCCTAAGATTGTGTGGCGACAGAGGCCTCAGGATCCTCCTGTGCTTGTGAATGAAGGGCGGGATTTTTATGGACATGCACCTGCAGTGGTGGATCTGTGTACAAAGGCTGGGGCAATAGCACCAGCCAGGTATCACTCTATGATGAAAGTTCAAGGTCTGCCAGGACCTACTGGAGTCAAGTCCTGA
- the LOC117927162 gene encoding glutelin type-D 1-like: MELDLSPKLAKKLFGENGGSYFAWCPSELPMLREGNIGASKLALEKHGFALPRYSDSSKVAYVLQGSGVAGIVLPESEEKVIAIKKGDAIALPFGVVTWWYNKEDTELVVLFLGETSKAHKAGEFTDFFLTGTTGLMTGFTTEFVARAWDLEEKVAKLLVEKQSGVGIVKLADTFKMPEPKIEHRNGMALNCEEAPLDIDIKNGGRVVVLNTKNLPLVGEVGLGADLVRLDGGAMCSPGFSCDSALQVTYVVRGSGRVQVVGVDGKRVLETTLKAGNLFIVPRFFVVSKIADPDGMEWFSIISTPNPIFTNLAGKTGVWKALSPQVLEAAFNIPPDAEKQFRSKRNSDAVFFPPPN; the protein is encoded by the exons ATGGAACTGGATCTATCTCCGAAGTTGGCAAAGAAATTGTTTGGAGAGAATGGAGGATCATACTTTGCATGGTGCCCTTCAGAGCTTCCCATGCTACGTGAAGGCAACATTGGTGCTTCCAAGCTTGCTCTTGAGAAGCATGGCTTTGCTCTTCCTCGCTATTCTGATTCCTCCAAGGTTGCCTATGTTCTTCAAG GAAGTGGGGTTGCAGGAATTGTCCTTCCTGAGTCAGAGGAGAAGGTGATTGCAATCAAGAAAGGCGACGCCATTGCCCTTCCTTTCGGTGTTGTAACATGGTGGTACAACAAAGAGGACACTGAACTTGTAGTTCTCTTCCTGGGTGAAACCTCAAAAGCACACAAAGCAGGCGAATTCACCGATTTCTTTCTCACAGGCACAACTGGCCTAATGACTGGTTTTACAACTGAGTTTGTGGCCAGGGCATGGGACTTGGAAGAAAAAGTAGCTAAACTCCTCGTTGAGAAGCAATCAGGGGTTGGCATTGTCAAGCTTGCTGACACTTTCAAGATGCCTGAACCCAAAATCGAACACCGAAACGGTATGGCATTGAACTGTGAGGAAGCTCCATTGGATATTGATATCAAGAATGGTGGAAGAGTTGTGGTTCTGAATACCAAGAACTTGCCTCTGGTTGGTGAGGTTGGGCTTGGTGCTGATCTTGTTAGACTTGATGGGGGTGCCATGTGCTCTCCTGGCTTCTCCTGTGACTCGGCCCTGCAGGTGACTTATGTGGTCCGAGGCAGCGGCCGAGTTCAGGTTGTAGGGGTTGATGGGAAGAGGGTCCTGGAGACCACCCTAAAGGCTGGCAATCTGTTCATTGTACCAAGGTTTTTCGTGGTTTCGAAGATAGCTGATCCTGATGGAATGGAGTGGTTCTCCATCATCTCCACCCCCAA TCCAATATTCACCAATTTAGCTGGAAAAACTGGAGTTTGGAAGGCCCTTTCTCCTCAAGTGCTGGAGGCTGCCTTCAATATTCCCCCTGATGCAGAGAAGCAGTTCCGGTCCAAGAGGAATTCTGATGCTGTCTTCTTCCCCCCACCAAATTAA
- the LOC117926416 gene encoding peroxidase 27-like encodes MSTQKLFSALFLQLILAIFVLDVADAQYLKLGFYKNTCPAAEDIVRETTAQYISKAPTLAASLLRIHFHDCFVRGCDGSVLLNSTKNNRAEKDAIPNLSLRGYQVIDAAKSAVEKKCPGVVSCADIVALVARDAVSMINGPYWQVPTGRRDGKVSVALEALTNLPPPLANITQLKAMFQSKGLSIKDLAVLSGGHTIGISHCSSFTNRLYNFTGKGDTDPSMDPNYVIQLKKKCKPGDVSTVVEMDPGSFKSFDENYYTVVAKRRGLFQSDAALLDDVETSKYVRLQSFSHGESFGQDFAASMVKMGRIGVLTGNAGEIRKYCAFVN; translated from the exons ATGTCTACTCAGAAGCTTTTCTCAGCTTTGTTTCTTCAACTAATCCTTGCCATTTTCGTCCTAGACGTTGCCGATGCGCAGTACTTGAAGCTCGGGTTCTACAAGAACACATGCCCAGCAGCTGAGGACATTGTCCGAGAGACTACAGCTCAATACATTTCAAAAGCACCAACTCTTGCAGCTTCCTTGCTGAGAATACATTTCCATGACTGTTTTGTCAGG GGTTGCGATGGATCGGTCTTATTGAACTCTACAAAGAATAATCGAGCTGAAAAAGATGCAATCCCCAACCTAAGCCTCAGAGGCTACCAAGTTATTGATGCAGCAAAATCTGCAGTGGAAAAGAAGTGTCCAGGAGTGGTTTCTTGTGCTGACATTGTAGCCCTAGTTGCTCGAGATGCAGTTTCAATG ATCAATGGACCATATTGGCAAGTTCCCACAGGAAGAAGGGATGGAAAAGTATCAGTTGCCTTGGAGGCCTTAACAAATTTGCCTCCTCCTTTAGCCAACATTACTCAACTAAAAGCAATGTTCCAGTCAAAGGGTCTGTCTATAAAAGATCTAGCAGTTCTATCAG GTGGACACACAATTGGGATCTCTCACTGTTCATCCTTCACCAACCGCCTTTACAACTTCACTGGGAAAGGTGACACTGACCCTTCCATGGATCCCAACTATGTGATCCAATTGAAGAAGAAATGCAAGCCAGGAGATGTTTCTACAGTTGTGGAGATGGACCCCGGAAGCTTCAAATCATTTGATGAAAACTACTACACTGTTGTAGCTAAAAGGAGAGGCCTTTTCCAATCCGATGCAGCTCTTCTTGATGATGTTGAGACTAGCAAATATGTGAGACTTCAGTCTTTTTCCCATGGAGAGTCTTTTGGGCAAGACTTCGCAGCATCCATGGTCAAAATGGGCAGGATTGGAGTGCTCACTGGGAATGCAGGTGAAATCAGGAAATACTGTGCCTTTGTCAACTAA